From Toxorhynchites rutilus septentrionalis strain SRP unplaced genomic scaffold, ASM2978413v1 HiC_scaffold_20, whole genome shotgun sequence, the proteins below share one genomic window:
- the LOC129781738 gene encoding histone H2B-like, translating to MAPKTSGKAAKKSGKAQKSITKTDKKKKKVRRKESYAIYIYKVLKQVHPDTGISSKAMSIMNSFVNDIFERIAAESSRLAHYNKRSTITSREIQTAVRLLLPGELAKHAVSEGTKAVTKYTSSK from the coding sequence ATGGCTCCTAAAACCAGTGGAAAGGCAGCGAAGAAGTCCGGAAAGGCCCAGAAAAGTATTACCAAGACcgacaagaaaaagaagaaggtcCGCAGGAAGGAAAGCTACGCTATCTACATTTACAAAGTGTTGAAACAAGTCCATCCTGACACGGGTATTTCATCCAAAGCCATGAGTATCATGAACAGCTTTGTGAATGATATTTTCGAACGCATCGCCGCTGAATCATCTCGCTTGGCGCATTACAACAAACGTTCAACGATAACTTCTCGTGAAATTCAAACCGCAGTTCGTTTACTGCTGCCAGGAGAATTGGCCAAACACGCTGTCTCCGAAGGAACCAAGGCCGT
- the LOC129781781 gene encoding histone H2A gives MSGRGKGGKVKGKAKSRSNRAGLQFPVGRIHRLLRKGNYAERVGAGAPVYLAAVMEYLAAEVLELAGNAARDNKKTRIIPRHLQLAIRNDEELNKLLSGVTIAQGGVLPNIQAVLLPKKTEKKA, from the coding sequence ATGTCTGGacgtggtaaaggaggaaaagtaaaGGGGAAGGCAAAGTCCCGTTCAAATCGTGCTGGATTGCAGTTCCCAGTGGGTCGTATTCATCGTCTGCTCAGGAAGGGAAACTATGCCGAACGTGTTGGAGCTGGAGCACCCGTTTACCTGGCCGCAGTGATGGAATATTTGGCCGCTGAAGTGTTGGAATTGGCAGGAAATGCCGCTCGTGACAACAAGAAGACCAGAATTATCCCACGTCATCTGCAGTTGGCTATCCGTAATGACGAAGAATTGAATAAGCTGCTGTCGGGTGTAACTATTGCTCAAGGCGGAGTTTTGCCCAACATCCAAGCTGTTCTACTGCCCAAAAAGACCGAGAAGAAAGCTTAA